A window of Hordeum vulgare subsp. vulgare chromosome 5H, MorexV3_pseudomolecules_assembly, whole genome shotgun sequence genomic DNA:
AAAATTTTGCCTGTCGTTTTCCTGCCCTGGAACAGAGATACCTCCTCATGCGTAAAACTTTTTGGGAACCTTTTCTAAATCTTTTCAAGTCCCTTCTGATACCGAATCCACGATCTTTGTCGTACTGGTTATAGAACATGTATGCCTCTCCTTCTGACCTGAATGTCTTGGCCATGACTTCCCAATGCCTATCCGACGTCTCTTCCTGATATTCATCATAGCCGATGTTAAGGTCAAAATCAAGATTGCCAACATGCTCATCGTTCCCATTAGAACCATCAACACCTCCCTGCAAAACAAGACATATCACCATGTTCGTCAGTCTTTTGATATGTTTTCAGTTTTCATGAGTAATTTGAACATGTAATATAACTTACTTCGCTCATATTTCCTTCATTAGATGcattgtcatcatcctcatcattataatcatcctcatcattatcaacatcctcatcattgttatCATCCTCATTATTGTCATAatcctcatcattgtcatcatgtaAGGTTCTCGTCTCAGCGTCACCATCGGTATTTCTCTGTGCAGATTCAAAAGTGTAAGTGGTAATACAATTTGTATGTTAGTAATAATACAACAACATATTTAAAACATACCTGGGTTCCACTTTCAGCATAAGATTGATCATCGCTGTCATAATCGTCATTGTGATCATTAGCATGCACCTATTTAAATTCAATAGCAATTGTAAGTGTTAATGTAATAACttatattttcattttttatAGTCAACGTACACAACACTTACATTACCACTATATGATCCATCCTGACTCATATAGTTGTGTCCGAGTGATTTATTTGCATTCAATGACGAAGATTCATCATCACTACTAGAGTCATCACCAGCATATCCGGTGTTGTCTTGATCTATTAATAAACCTTTCAATAGGTATTGTATCAATGTCACAATAAACACTCATACATAGAATCATGAAAAATTGTATGGATTAAATGAAAAAACTTGCTGTCCGTCGTCGAAAGGTTGATTGACATCGTTCGACGTCGGTGCCACGTCGGTCACTGCAACCGTCGGCGTCAATGCGGAGGGAGAGGGTCACGTCGCCGGTGGAGACGTGTGCGGCGGCGGAGACGAGACGGTGGGGGAGTCCTGTCGGCGGTGGATGCGACGCGTGCTGGACTCGCGGCGTCGGCGGAGACGTGCGGGGGGTGGAGTCACGTCGGCGCCGGGGACGGCGGTGTAGACGTCGCGGCGGTGGAGGCGGACATGATGAAGCTAGGTTTTTTTCTCAACCAAACCGCCACGCGTGGGTGACGTGACGTATGTACGACGGGCGGGCGGACGGGGCGACAGATACGGTACAGAACGTGCCATGACCATACTGTCCTTATAAGTTTAGtgggggttgggtgggtggggggggggggtattgttGTACCGAAGAAGTGCTCTTCATcttgtttttgtggtttttgcatatgtCGGAGAGTATGCAAACGGCATATACTCCTTTCATCCTAAAATTCTCTCTTTTAAATTTATCTAGTTACGGAATGTCTAAACGGCACGGACTCCCTCCGTTAAGTAATATAAGACGTCTTAGATCATCACTACTAGCGGAAAGGTTTATGACAAGAAATTCATCTTGACAGAATAGAGGCATAGAGCAAACACCCGCCACCTAATTACACAGATGAAACTCGACCAATACAAGAGTTCACTCCTAGCTCTGCTCCGGTACCCAAGGAACGAAAATGCTAGACTACCAGTACCGTTCACAGCGTCCCAAAGTCAGGCGTACATACAGCAGCAGCCCAGCAAGTGCGCCGCCGCCTTGGCCTTCTTTCTATTCTAGCTCCAGCTCCACGCCGCCGCTCGCGACCTGGTGGCTACCAGAAGCAGACGGACGCCGGATTGGCAGCCGGCGGCGCCTTTCCGCGGGGGATGCGGCCGTAGCGGAACCCGTGGACGGTGCCACGGCGTGGGGAGGAGCGGCGGCGGAGCGCGGGCGCGGCCCAGCCAAAGCAGAGGCGGATGCGCGCCCGGAGCCGTCGGAGGCCCTTTGCGGCGGCGCGGCGCAGGCGTCGCGCCCCGGCCCAGACGACGCGGCGCGTGCGCGCGCGCGGCGAGACCTCGGCGTCCCTTGAGAAGTGGTAGCTCCGGAGGAAAAGCTGCCGCCGCTCCACCTGCCGCTCCCACTGCGCCATGTACTCCACGTACAGCCACGCCGTCGTCGCCATGGCCTTCTCCCCCGCCGTCGTCGCCGGCGAGGCCACTCGCACAGGCATGGGCGCGGACAGACAGGTTCTTGGCTCTTGGCTGGCTGACTAGCACTGTTCGGCTCCCGGTCTCTTGGTGGAAGCAAGAAAGTGGTAAAAAGAAGGTGATTAAGCAAAGCGCGTGTGAGGACGACGAGTAGTGGTGGCGGCGGTTTGCGTGGAGATCTAAGGAGGGATACGGCGAGACGGAGGATTTGTAGGGCGGAGTGGCGGCTGGCGAGCGACGGCGGGAGGAGGGGGTTGGCGGCGCTGGCCGCAGGCAGCTTCggggggaagggagaggagaggagaggggagatgGTTGGAGTGGGAGCGGGCGGGTGGCCGGTTTTATGCTAACCTTTGGACGTTTACTTTACATCCACAAATCATACAGACACTTTCTGCGACGGCTGACAACCAAATTTTAGTATGTTTTCCCTCTCGTGCTAGAGGAGAATTGTCATGTCTGGCATCTGTGTGTGGTGCGTACTTGGAAGTCGGCGTTTACATTACATGTTGCAGAGATTGGACAGTTAGACGACTCTACATAAAGTCTATCATTTTCACCAAGGATTTGGTCTGAGCAAAGTCAAGTTCCAGCTTAGCACAAAATATTTGAGGATCGATCGGCACTTCCACACTAATCCAATTTAACAGCATGACCCTGGCCCATGGCATGTGTCTGCAGATTTCCGTTCCAAAAACTAATGCATAGTGCAGAAGGCGGGGCCAACCCACCCATTTGGTGTGCCTTTTTCTCCTCTTGCAACCGTTGGATCGTCAGGCAGGCATTGACCTTTTTTGCACTAATTAACTGTTTCGCACTCTGTGCATGTTTTAAAGCCTGAAACTAGCACGTGAATGCATGCTGAAATCGTCCATGCATGTCAATCCGAACGTAAATGGAACGCAGATTTAGATTTTAGCTGTAGAATGGATGGTGGAAACGCCATTGGTGTGAACTGTGAAGACAAGCTAAGCTCTGGCTTCGTACGACCTTCTCTTCTTAACCCTAGGTTCCATTTCGAAAAAAAAGAAGATAAACCCTAGGTTCGTACGTGGTTGCGTCCCGTTAATTTAGGAGTATAACGAACGACGATGGTCAATGGAAGTCATTATTATGTCACGGTGGGTTAGGACGGGCGAGCGGTGCTCGTCGAGGTGTGTGCCCTTGTCAATGATATTCTGTCAATGCTAACTCGGTttaggctgctcatagtggggagtaactaaGAGTAGTAACATGATGTTGTTATTAGTCTAtgttactaccttcatagtggggagtaacatacaTGTGGTGTCATGCAAACAAACATTTATTAGGTTGTAGACACATAGTGCATTGAAATATGTGATGTGATGGTAACTAGCTATGTTACCACTACCATCTCTCTCCACATTAAATACTTGCCACGTCAGATTTTTTACCCACGTGGCGTTGATGTTACTACTTAGTTACTCCCCATTATGACTAGTCTAATGTCCTGCATGCCCATTGCCCAATGCCTGATAATTTAAGTACTCCGTACTATTTAACGGGCGAGGTTGCTCGCCGTGGGAGGAGATGTCGTTTGTTCGATCGTTCGCTTGTGCACACGGCTTCCCATGGCGTATTATCGCCTCCATCGCCGCCAGCACCCAGGGTTATGTAGATTGAGTGTGAATGACTGCCAAACAAATATATTGATAGATTGAGTGTGAATGACTGTCAAACAAATACTTGATAGATTGAGTGTGCACGTCCGGGAGCGAGGAACGATGATTAGGCAATGATGATGGCGGGTCAATCGGCCGACTTGGTCTTCACATTACGCCGGCTGCTCTGCTCTTGCTCTTGCTCTATATACATTCACCGATTCACGAGTAAGTATTCACAAGACTGCAGCTGTATGCTTCTCCCCTACGTTACGTGGTGTAGCGCACCGCCGTTACACCCCATGTAAAAGAAGAAAAATGCCGATGCATAACTAGATAGTACAGTTTCCAATGCCCGGCCACTGCCAGGCAATGCCGTCAAACGTGAGTGATCGCAAGGCAATACGGGGTACGTTCTGCTGCATGAGAGCCATTTGGCCGGACGGACCCAAATGATTATTAACTAAGTTTCTGTGTCAGAATGGGGGAAAGAACTCAACTCAACTGCGCACAGTGTCAGCTCCCACGCAGTCCTGTCATGAACCATGAACCTCCGGAACTGCATAATGAATCTCAACTGGTTTGCAGAGTGGAGGGAGTATATTGCACACACGCGTGTACAATCAGTTAAGAAGGTGTACATATGTGTCAATCGTGTGTAACTCGACTGCACATGTCTTGGAAACATATTAGTAAAGGCAACTCGCAGAATATGTAATCATCCAAGTCAATCCCTCTCTCCGCCTCTCTCTCAAATTAACAACTCCTCTTTCCTTGTCCATTGACAGTTTCTTGGTGCTCCCTCTCCTGAGCTTAGTGCTTACCTCCACCGATTGCAACACACGTGTCCACGTCAATGGCAGTTACTGCTGAAATATTATCTATAGTGTCACTCTCAACCATGACTGCTGATGTGCCTCGATCCGCAGTTGGTTATTATTCGTCCTGGCACGTCATTTGGCTGGCTAATCCGCTCAAGGCATGTTCCCTGCGTGGTACGTGACACGGAGCGTACGTGCATGGCATCCATTTTCTGCGTCCCATGGCATGGCCGGCCGCGTTCACCTGTACTGACGGAGTGTTCCTCCGTGCATAGAGCTTTGGTTGGTTCCGGTTTGCCCACTGGTTTCACGTACGGACAATCCCATTTTCCTTCCTCGTGGTGCGGAGTGGTCAATGGCGTGTTCGCTATGGGTTCCCAAGAGAAAAATAGCGTGTTTCTGATGATGGGATTAGCGCCAAACAAAACAAGAGCAAGTGACGTGACCCCGCCCTCTCTTATCCTCGGTTTTCAGACTTAGGCCTGATGTCATGTGGTTTGGCGTCCTTCGCTACTAATGTTCATGACTAAGGGGTTGTTTGGTTTCCAGCAAAAGGTTGTCACGTCTAACCTTAGTCATGTCACAATACCTTAGGCATGTGTTTGGTTCATTGCCACACTTGTGGTTTGCCATATTTTTCTAGTTATATGGTCAACACGTTATACACTCAATTTTTTGCCAAATCTTGCCATAGTTATAGTGTCCATTTTGTTAGCCACAGTTTTTGTGGCAGCTACACATTGCCTAAGGTTAGTTGTGGCAaagttagtcatgaaccaaacagGCCCTAACTTTGTCACAACTAACCTTAGGCAAAGTGTGGCTGCCACAAAAAATGTGACTAACAAAATGGACACCACAAGTGTGGCAAGATTTGATAAAAAATTGAATATATGATATGTGGACCATATAACTAGAAAAGTGTGGCAAGTCACAAGTGTGGTAATGAACCAAACGCATGCCTAAGGTATCGTGGCATGACTAAGGTTAGGCGTAGCAACCTTAGGCCGGGAACAGGGGCGGACCCACGTTCATGGGAGTGGGGGCCTAGGACCCCACTCAAAATATGAAACTCCAGTTATACTTCTttaaaattttagaattttttgcCCAAACTATGTAAATTTGTATAAAGTGTGCCCCCACTCTTATTATTTGCCCCTACTTAAAATAGTTTCTAGGTCCGCCCCTGGCTGGGAACCAAACAGCCCTAAGCCTACTAGTCTCTGTTGCCAACCATCCCAATCGTTGAGACGCAGCGTAACTGTCTTCCTAACGTATGTGCATGCTGATCACCAGGTGCGACCGTGTCCAACTCGATCACATCGATCGCATGGGCAGCTCGTCGGCGTATCGGCCGGCACGGATCACACCACCGTCAGCAGCACATCATCGTCCCTGCCAACAAGAGTCGAGACCTCTTTTGAACTCTAGTTTTGTCCATCCTCCAAAGGTCCAGTAGTTCGGCCTCACCTGACCAACCATGTTGAACTGCCCCTCACAAGGAGTCAAATCTCCTGTCGTGCACTGCATTTGACCAAAGACACACTGGGCCTTTCCGCAACAAACTTGTTTTGAATCCGACAGTATGCCAATGGCATATGTCAGAAGGAAGATTT
This region includes:
- the LOC123399301 gene encoding uncharacterized protein LOC123399301, which gives rise to MPVRVASPATTAGEKAMATTAWLYVEYMAQWERQVERRQLFLRSYHFSRDAEVSPRARTRRVVWAGARRLRRAAAKGLRRLRARIRLCFGWAAPALRRRSSPRRGTVHGFRYGRIPRGKAPPAANPASVCFW